In Cicer arietinum cultivar CDC Frontier isolate Library 1 chromosome 7, Cicar.CDCFrontier_v2.0, whole genome shotgun sequence, a single window of DNA contains:
- the LOC101510516 gene encoding uncharacterized protein translates to MHPKSFQVLVQSPDQQVYPKSVTGDQTLSDLKFSLFPNSQHLLPSSFYFTLNGKPLPDNTVFSTSRIAPLSTLVLQSRLRGGGGDGGATGAESRDCYLKMYAEKKPDKVDPNEQRLSKWQNCALSNEPLREPCVIDKLGNIFNKVSLVEALLGKKLPKEFGYIKGLKDMITVKLSSINGEDDGAKFQCPIAGLEFNGKYKFFALRNCGHVLSAKALKEVKSSACLVCHEEFDEVDKIVINGNEEEVAVLREKMEEEKAKVREKKTKKVKNSEAVNGLGLEVSKLSGTKHGIMGVEKASAKVDRNGKVANGNKSVNGGAAAAKRFKATDIAPANATEVYASIFTSSRKSDFKETYSCRSLPLGRN, encoded by the coding sequence ATGCATCCTAAATCATTCCAAGTCCTAGTCCAATCGCCGGACCAACAAGTTTATCCTAAATCTGTTACCGGCGATCAAACCCTTTCCGACCTAAAATTCTCTCTCTTCCCCAATTCACAACACCTCCTTCCATCATCCTTCTACTTCACTCTCAATGGCAAACCTCTCCCCGATAACACCGTTTTCTCCACCTCCCGTATCGCACCTCTTTCAACTCTCGTCCTTCAATCACGCCTCCGCGGCGGCGGTGGAGATGGCGGCGCGACGGGAGCCGAGTCACGCGATTGCTACCTTAAAATGTACGCGGAAAAGAAACCAGACAAGGTGGATCCAAACGAACAGAGGCTTTCGAAGTGGCAGAACTGTGCGCTATCGAATGAACCGTTGCGTGAACCATGTGTGATCGATAAGCTTGGGAATATCTTCAATAAGGTATCTTTGGTGGAGGCTTTGTTGGGGAAGAAACTTCCGAAGGAATTTGGGTATATCAAGGGTTTGAAAGACATGATTACGGTTAAGCTTTCTTCGATTAACGGCGAAGATGATGGGGCTAAGTTTCAATGCCCTATTGCAGGGCTTGAATTCAATGGGAAGTATAAATTTTTCGCTTTGAGGAATTGTGGTCATGTTTTGAGTGCTAAGGCTTTGAAGGAGGTTAAGTCTTCGGCTTGTTTGGTTTGCCATGAAGAATTTGATGAGGTTGATAAGATTGTGATCAATGGTAATGAAGAAGAGGTGGCGGTTTTGAGGGAGAAGATGGAGGAGGAGAAAGCTAAGGTTAGGGAGAAGAAAACCAAGAAGGTGAAGAATAGTGAGGCTGTGAATGGTTTGGGTTTGGAAGTGTCAAAGTTGAGTGGAACTAAGCATGGTATTATGGGTGTGGAGAAGGCTTCTGCTAAAGTTGATCGAAATGGGAAAGTTGCTAATGGTAACAAGAGTGTTAATGGCGGTGCTGCTGCTGCTAAGCGTTTCAAGGCAACTGATATTGCCCCGGCCAATGCTACTGAGGTTTATGCCTCTATTTTCACTTCTTCTAGGAAGTCTGATTTTAAAGAAACATATTCTTGCAGATCTCTGCCTCTTGGTAGAAACTAA